AAGGAACCCCTGTAATATACCATTCCAGATCAGAAATATACAATGCAATGAGCAAAATATCCAAAGAAAACTTTCTTCATATTCAACACGCAACGGATAATAAATACCTAAAAGCTCTAATAAGTGTACCGATAACGATGGGGAAAAAACGAATCGGGGTGATGACGGTACACCAATTCCATCAAGAGGGAAAACTCACGGATCACGACGTAAGTTTACTTCAAGGCTTTGCTGCTCAAGCGGCAATCGCCATCCATAACGCTCAATTGTATACGGAACTAAAAATGCGGTTAGAAGACGTTACCGAATTAACAAATCAATTAATGGAGAAGAATCAATTCCTGTTAAAGAGAAATGAAGTACACCAAACCCTGACACAGCTTTCTTTACAAAATAAAGGCCAAGATGTAATCATTTCGGAATTGGCAAGAATGATGGATCGAGATGTTTTCTTCTATGATTACTTGGAAGCAGAATATTATCCTAAAACAAAAACCACTTATCCGTATTTTGTCATTGCTGAAATTTCTAAGATTCTTAAAAAAAATCGTGAACCTTTCTACTTTGACGGAAGTGAATCGAAAACAGCAAATTATTATATCTATCCCATTTTATCTGGCACTGTTTTTTTAGGTTGTTTCATAGTCGATTTGCAACGAAAGCTTTCGCAGTTGGATCAAATCTCAATCGAACAGGGCGGATCAATTCTTGCTTTGGAATTGGTCAAGAAACGGACACAAGCGGAGGTCTACTATAAAAAATCACATGAAATTTTTAAAGAATTACTGCAAAATAAAGATCCAAAATTCTTATTGACAAAAGGAAAAGAACTTAGACTGAATCTATCTTCCTTTTTATTAGTTGTGTTGTTTGAAATTGTTTATTACCAGGATTTGCAAAATTTAGAAGCTACGGTCCATAGACTGGTCTCCGGAATCAAAAGAAAAATATCCGCCAGTGCCGCACTCGTTTTTGGATTTCATAATAAAGTAACCATGCTCTGTTCATTTGCAGACTCAACACGAATTGAAGAATTTATTAACCTTTTAAAATCGATTTTGAAGGAATGGGAAAATAACGATGATCCTGCTTTATGTGTTGGAGTAAGTACTTCATATATTGGAATTGAAAATATTTCAATATGTTATGATGAGGCAAATAAGGCACTTTCCTATTTAACAGACCGAAATAAAATTGGCATTATGAGATATGATGAGATTGGGATTAATCGCCTATTTTTAAACCAGCCGCCTCAAGAAATCCAGAATTTCTTGGATGAAATTTTTTATCCGTTGCGAACCGAGAAAGCGAAATCGAACGATCTGGAAAATACGCTTTTCACTTATATTAAATTAAACCGATCCACTATCCAAACAGCTGAAAAACTTCATATTCACACCAACACACTTTATCACAGAATCAAAAAAATTGAAGAGTTATTGAATATTAATATGAATGATTTGGAGGATCTTTTAAAAATCCTATTGGCATGTCATTTGCAGGAAAGCTTTAAAAAATAAAGACCTCTTCCCTAAAGAGAAAAAGAATTCAGACCGACCAACATCTTATTGCGCATTACCGCGTAGCTTCATAAGGTGTAAAGCCCCATGGCCATAGTAGACACGATCTGAAGAAAATGTATAATACAATCCATTCCGATCTGAGGTGTAAACGATGAAACGACATCGATTGATTTCAAAAAACAATTGACAATATGAAATGGATCAATTATCTTATAATTACGAAATATCTAAATATGTACATGCGGTTGAATATTGCGGGAGAGACTGAACGATACGTTTGGCACCGAAGGAGCAAATTCTAAAAATCCTTAGGATGTAACTCTCAGGTAAAAGGACCGCAATTGGACGCACCTCTGGAGAGAGCGATGAGCCACCAAAGGGGAATCTCTTTAAGAAGAGCGAATGAAAAGAATAATATTCTTTTCAAATGCTTAACAAAGGAGTTTAATCTCTCAGGTAAAAAGGACAGAGGAAGGGTAGAATTCGAGTCAATTTCTATCTTTCCTCTGTCCTTTTTGTGTTTGAAAAGGAAGCGGAATGGAGATAGATTTTTAGGAAACTTGGGAATTTTTTATAAGATGAACTGCATATCATAGCGGATGAGTATTGTGTGAGAGACCGGATGATCAATCGGCACCGAAGGAGCAAATCCTAAAAAATCCTTAGGATGTAACTCTCAGGTAAAAGGATCACAATAGGACGCACCTCTGGAGAGAGCATGATGCCACCAAAGGGGTAAAATCCAGCAAGACATTCATCGAGAAGGAATCTGGAATGCCAAGATGAATGCTCGCAGGATCAGACTCTCAGGTAAAAGGACAGAGGAAAGATAGGTAAAATTACTTTACTATCTTTCCTCTGTCCTTTTTGTTTGGGGGAAGGTAGAACTCAGGGAGGTTTTATATCGATGAGCCTAATGATCAATGATCAAGAGATCTATGCAGCGATCGAACAGGAGCGGCAACGACAGAATAGTACTCTGGAATTGATTGCCTCAGAAAACTTTGTCAGCGAAGATGTAATGGCCGCAATGGGTACGGTTTTAACCAATAAATATGCAGAAGGATACCCTGGAAAGCGGTACTATGGCGGATGTGAATATGTTGACATAGCCGAAAAGTTGGCGATCGATCGGTTGAAAAAGCTGTTTGGCTCAGCCTACGCCAATGTGCAACCGCATTCAGGCGCACAGGCCAATATGGCTGTGCTATTCGCCTTGCTTCGCCCAGGAGATACGATCATGGGAATGAACTTATCCCATGGCGGACATTTAACGCACGGAAGTCCTGTCAGCATGTCGGGAAAATGGTTTGATGTAGTGGCCTATGGCGTAAAAGAAGATACACATCTGATTGATTATGATGGAGTTGAACAGCTGGCCCAGAAGCATCGCCCGAAATTGATCATTGCCGGAACAAGCGCCTATCCACGTTTTATCGACTTTGCGCGATTCAGGGATATTGCGGATAAAATCGACGCCTATCTGATGGTGGACATGGCTCACATTGCAGGTCTGGTGGCGGCAGGCTTGCATCCTTCCCCGGTTCCTCATGCACATGTGGTAACGAGCACAACGCATAAGACGCTGCGTGGACCACGCGGAGGCATCATCCTTACAAACGATGAAGAATTCAATAAGGCAATCAATAAAGCTGTCTTTCCGGGCATTCAAGGTGGCCCGCTGATGCATGTGATTGCCGCGAAGGCAGTCTCTTTCAAGGAAGCTCTGCAACCAAGTTTTCAGGAATATGCACAGCAAGTCGTAAAAAATGCTGCTGTTTTGGCGGAAACATTAAAAGGGGAGGGAGCCGCGCTGGTATCGGGAGGTACGGATAATCACCTGCTATTGGTTGATGTTCGACCTTGGGGACTGACCGGCAAGGACGCCGAGCGGTTGCTGGAGGAAGCCGGAATTACAGTGAATAAGAATACGATACCATTTGATCCTGCCAGCCCGTTTGTGACCAGTGGAATTCGTATCGGAACCGCCGCTATCACCACCCGTGGCATGAAGGAACAGGAAATCGTGAACATCGGCCGATATATTGCTTCCGTATTGGAAAGTGGCGGGGAACATACGGTTGTCCAGCAGGTAAGGAATAGCATATCGCAAGTATGTCAGAGTTTCCCTCTCTACGAAAAAGCGGCAATCAAGTAAGGAGGCAAGAACGATGATCTATAACAGCTGTTTTGATATTATTGGCCCGATCATGGTTGGTCCATCCAGTTCTCATACGGCTGGTGTTGTTGCCATTGGCAAGTTTGTACATGATTTTCTGGGGGGAGTGCCGGAACGTGTTTTCATAGTACTGTACGACTCCTTTGCCGAAACGTACAAAGGACATGGTACAGATAAGGCTATCGTAGGTGGTCTGATTGGAATGGACACGAATGATCTGCGGATCAGGCAGGCTATGGAAACGGCTTTTTTGAGGAATATGAGAGTGGAATTTGCCTTTGAAGAAACATGTCCCTTCTTTGATCATCCGAATACGGTACTGATCCGGGCAAAACGAGGAAACGATGAGGTGTTGATCGGCGGGGTTTCTCTTGGCGGGGGCATATCGAAAATCTGTTACATGAATGGACTTCCTGTCAATGTGATGTTAAATGCATCGTATGATTTGGAACAGTTAAAACAATTTGCGCTGGAAGCATCCGTTTGCGGGGCAGTGGTAAGGAGTCGGGGATATGGACTTCAAAACCATGCAGGAATTGCTTGATTGCTGCGAACAACAACAACTGAGTATCGCTGAAGTCATGCTGCAAAGGGAATCCCAAATATCGGGCCGATCCAGGCAGGAAATCATTGACATGATGAAGGACCGCCTGATCACGATGAAGGAAGCGGTGGACGCAGGAGTGAGTGATGCAAGCAAGACGTCTAGCGGGATATCCGGCGGTGATGCGGTATTGATGGGTCGCTATCGGGAAAATGGAGACTCTTTGAGTGGAGAGCTCATTTCTGACGCGATGCGTTTCGCCTTTGCCACTTCGGAAACAAATGCCCGAATGGGGGTCATTGTGGCAACTCCGACAGCCGGTTCCGCAGGTATACTTCCCGGTTGTCTTTTCTCGCTGCATGAAAATGCGGGATTGACATTTGAACAGCTGGTAATGGGTCTATTCACCGCTAGTGCCATTGGCTATGTGATCGCCAATCAGTCCTTCATTTCAGGGGCAGCCGGCGGATGCCAAGCGGAGGTTGGATCCGCAACGGCGATGGCAGCAGCGGCCATTGTGGAACTGAAAGGTGGAAGTCCACGACAGGCGGTTGAAGCGACGGCTATTTCCTTAAAATCAATGCTCGGATTGGTATGCGATCCAGTGGCTGGCCTGGTCGAAGTGCCGTGCATTAAACGCAATGTGATCGGTGCGGCCATTGCGTTTTCAGCGGCGGATCTAGGTCTCGCCGGGATTTGCAGCAGGATTCCTTGTGATGAGGTAATCGGCGCTATGTATGAGATCGGCAAGAATATGCCCCGTACATTGCGGGAAACAGCTCTGGGGGGACTGGCCACTACACCCACCGGGCAGCAGATGAAAAGCCGGGTGCTGAACGCTCGGCAGGAGTATCCCCCGTGTCATGTGGGAACAGGCTCTGGGCTGATTCACTATCCATCCGACGGTGCAGCAGATTAAAAACAGCGGACGATGAACGAGATATTGGAGGGAGACGGACAAATGCAAACGCAAACTTTAAAGAGGACACCGCTGTTCCCGCTCTATGAGAAGTACGGTGGGAAAACTATCGACTTCGGCGGATGGGATTTACCAGTACAATTTTCTAGTATTCTGGATGAGCACCAAGCTGTGCGCACAAAGGCCGGACTGTTTGATGTATCCCATATGGGTGAAGTAGTGATAAAGGGATGGGGGAGCAGATATTGGAAGCCGGTCGGGGACAAGGAGTTGTTCCATGCGGCTTGGGTGCCCGGGATACGTTGCGGTTTGAAGCAGGTCTTCCATTATACGGGCAAGAATTGAGCAAGGATATCAGTCCCTTGGAAGCGGGAATTGGCTTTGCGGTTAAAGTGGAAAAGGAAGCCGATTTTATCGGCAAGGAGGCTTTGAGGAAACAGAAGCAGCAGGGAATTCCACGGAAACTTGTCGGCATTGAAATGATTGGCAGAGGAATCCCTCGCAGCGGGTATCCGGTATTTGCCGAAGGATCTTCTGAACCGATCGGATATATCACTTCCGGAACCCAATCGCCGACCCTCAAGAAAAATTTGGGTTTGGCACTATTGGATGTCGCATATTCTAAGCTGGCAACACCGTTGGAAGTAGAAATCCGCGGCAAGAGAATTGCGGCATGTACGGTGAAATCGCCTTTTTATAAAAGAATGAAATAGCCAACTGAAAAACAGGATAAGGAGAAGTGTAAAATGAGTCAAGTTGCTGCAGAATTGCTATACAGCAAGGAACACGAGTGGGTACAGGTTTTGAGTGAAACAAAGGTAAAAGTGGGCATTTCCGATTTTGCCCAAAGCGAGCTGGGAGATATCGTTTTTGTGGATTTGCCTGAACCAGGTGCTGATGTTGTTGCCAATCAAAGCATGGGCACGATCGAATCTGTAAAGGCGGTTTCTAATATATTCTCACCTGTGAGCGGGAAAATCATAGAAATGAATCCGGTACTCGCAGACTCTCCAGAGACCATTAACAGTGATCCCTATAGCGAAGGATGGTTGGCGGTCATTCAACTAAGCCACCCGGATGAATTGAAGGAATTGATGTCGTCAGATCAATATGCGGGCTTTGTTAAGGAGGAATAAGGATGAAATATCGCTATTTGCCCATGACTGCGGAGGATCGGACAGAAATGCTGTCCTTCCTCGGAATAACCGACGTGGAAGATTTGTTTTCTGATATCCCGAAGCAAGTCCGTTTTAAAGGAATGTTAAACATTCCGGACGCACTGTCAGAACCGGAAGTGGTGAAGCATTTCAGCCATTTGGCCGGAAAGAATGTGAACAGCAGCGAATATGCGTATTTCCTTGGCGCGGGAATCTATAACCACTATATTCCCAGTACAGTCAATCATGTGATTTCGCGCTCCGAGTTTTACACCGCCTATACTCCCTATCAACCGGAGATCAGCCAGGGGGAATTGCAGGCGATATTCGAATTCCAGACGATGATATGTGAATTGACGGGGATGGATGTAGCGAATTCTTCCATGTATGATGGACCGACCGCTTTGGCCGAGGCAGCGAACCTGGCTGTTGGCGGCGCACAGCCGTTCGGTATTCCAATGCAGCTAGGCGGTCCTTCTTGTGGATTTTTTGCTGTAAAAGAAAAGTTCATGCGCAAGATTCCGGGGAGAATTGTCGGGCAAACAGTCGATCATCATGGCCGGCGTGGTTTTGTGCTCACACTGCAGGCACGTGAGCAGCATATCCGCAGAGAGAAGGCCACATCCAATATTTGTTCGAATCAGGCGCTGAATGCTTTGGCTGCTTCCGTTGCCATGACGGCACTTGGCAAGCAAGGAGTACAGGAAATGGCTTGGCAGAATGTCCAGAAAACCCAATACGCCAAGAGCCGAATCGCGCGCCTAGACGGTTATAAAGTCACCTTTGACGTGCCGGTTTTCAATGAGTTCGTCGTACAAGTTCCAACAAGCGTATCCGAGATGAATCGGGGTTTATTGAAACGCAAGATCGTCGGGGGCTATGATTTGGGACGCAATTATCCGGAGCTTGCCGGACACATGTTGTTGACAGTCACCGAAGCCTGCACAAAGGAAGAGATTGATTTACTTGTCAAAGGACTGGAGGAGATGGAAAGTGCTTGCAACCAACCAATCTGAAAAAGCACTGATTTTTGAATTCAGCAAGCCGGGGCGTGTGGCATACAGTTTACCGGATTGCGATGTTCCGGAAGTGGATGTGGAAGCAGTCTTTCCTTCAAAATATTTACGCCAGGCGCCTGCAGAGTTGCCGGAAGTTTCTGAACTGGATCTCATGCGCCACTATACGGAATTATCCAAGCGCAACCATGGGATCGATTCAGGTTTCTACCCGTTGGGTTCATGTACGATGAAATACAATCCGAAAATCAATGAAGATGTCGCGCGCTGCCCGGGATTTGCCAAAATCCACCCATATCAGTCTGAGGATACAATTCAGGGCGCATTGCAAGTCTTGTATGATTTGCAGACCGAGTTAGCTGAAATCACCGGGATGGATGCGATCAGCTTGCAGCCGGCTGCGGGAGCACAAGGCGAATGGACATCGCTGATGATGATCCGGGCTTACCACGAAAGCAGAGGCGAAAAGCGTACGAAAGTCATCATTCCTGATACCGCACATGGTACGAATCCGGCCAGTGCAACGGTTGCCGGACTGGATACGGTGACGATATCTTCCGATGAAAACGGAAATGTCAATTTGGATGAACTGCGCGAGGCGGTGGGTCCGGATACGGCTGCACTGATGCTGACAAATCCGAGTACGCTCGGTCTGTTCGAGGAAAATATTTTAGAGATTGCGGATATCGTCCATCAGGCAGGCGGCTTGCTGTACTATGACGGAGCCAATACCAACGCCATCTTGGGCATTGCTCGCCCTGGAGATATGGGCTTCGACGTTGTGCACTTGAATCTGCACAAGACGTTTACCGGCCCGCATGGAGGCGGCGGTCCCGGCTCCGGACCAATCGGCTGCAAGAAGGAACTGATTCCCTTCATGCCTCGACCACATGTTGTGAAGGTGGGTGACACATACCGTCTGGATGACGACAGACCGGAATCGATCGGCCGAGTGAAAGCCTTCTACGGAAATTTCGGAATCAACCTGCGTGCTTTCGTGTATATCCGTTCTAATGGTCCGGAGGGCTTGCTGCGCGTATCTCAAGAGGCCGTTCTGAATGCCAACTATATGATGAGAAAACTGGCTCCCTACTACGATTTGCCGTATGGCAGGATCTGTAAGCATGAATTCGTTCTCTCTGGTCGCCGCCAAAAGAAGCTAGGGGTTCGTACACTCGATATCGCCAAGCGGTTGCTGGATTTCGGTTACCACCCACCGACGATCTACTTTCCGCTCATTGTGGAGGAGTGCATGATGATCGAGCCGACAGAGACGGAATCCAAGGAAACTCTTGATCAATTCATCGATGTCATGATCCGGATTGCCCAAGAAATCGAAGAAAATCCTGCTGTCGTGCAAGAAGCGCCACATCATACCGTGATTACCCGATTGGATGAAGTGGCGGCAGCCCGCAAACCAATCTTGCGTTATAAATCTGACAAAGTTCAACAAAAAAGGGGTGAAGTATATGAGGTCTCCACGGCCTGAGGCCAAACCTGAATGGTTAAAAATTAAACTTCATACCAACGAACAGTTTAAGGAAATTAAGGGGATCATGCGCGGGAAAGAACTCCATACCGTATGTGAAGAAGCCAAGTGCCCCAACATTTATGAATGTTGGAGTAACCGGACGGCCACATTTATGATTTTGGGAAAGATATGTACCAGAGCATGCCGTTTCTGTGCCGTTACAACGGGGCTCCCTACCGAACTGGATCTGCAGGAACCAGAGAAAGTAGCTATGGCCACAAAACAGATGGGACTTACGCACGTTGTTGTGACATCGGTGGCTCGGGACGATTTGAATGATGGCGGTGCTTCCATTTTTGCCGAAACAATCCGTTTCATACGAAAATTAAATCCGTTTACAGGCGTTGAAGTACTCATACCTGATTTTGGCGGTTCGATCGATTCACTTGCAGTTGTACTGGAAGCAAAACCTGATATTCTCAACCATAACATTGAAACTGTGGAACGTCTATCTGATCACGTACGAGCAAAAGCGAAATATCGCCGTTCTTTGGAATTCCTCTAAAAAATATTATACACCCGAGGAATTCAAACACTTCAAAGAAATAGGTCTGGAAATAGGATTTTCTCACGTGGATTCAGGCCCTCTGGTGCGCAGTTCCTATCACGCACATGAACAGGTCAAACAAGCGGCAGCGGGAAGGTAATTATCGTTTGTAAGCCTTCCGGATTCATCCGGAAGGCTTATCCTGACCATGTCGGGGATTGGAGCGATTATTGGAACGGGAATCTTTGTATTAATACCACCATTGTTATTATTAAAGTCGCAGTTGTCCTCCTGTTTATTGCCGTAGGTGTAGGGTACTTGTTTCAAAAAAAATTTTCAAGAATGTTCTGTGAAGTTTTTTCTTCTGTTTATGGAAACATGGGGTAGTTTCCACCCATAAATGACTGAAATTACGCGCAGGGTAACTATACACCCGAAAAGGGCATAGAGTTCAAGTGGTTTTGTTGCCCATCCAAACCCAATTACGCATCCCGCCAGGAGTGCCCAAACGGCATAGATTTCGTCATAAAAGACGAGTGGTTTTTTAGTGGCTAAAATATCGCGAATTACCCCCCCGCCAATCCCAGTTAATACGGAAGCAATTAAAACAGCACTTAGAGGAAATCCTTTCGATTGTACATATAAGGCGCCTTGAACTGCGAACGCCCCCAATCCAATCGCATCAAATACCATCCAATATTTTTTAAATTTAAACCATACGCTGGGAAAAATGAAAACAGCAGTAATGGAAATCAAGGAAATTTTAATCAACCCAGATTCACTCCATAGAGAGGTAGGTAAAATCAAAAGCATATTCCGTACGATCCCACCACCAAAAGCCGTCACCAATCCAAATGCATAAATACCCCAAATATCGTATTTTCGCTCAATTGCAATGCTTGCACCACTCACAGCGAACGCAATGGTTCCAATAATGTTAAATACGTCCCAAGCCAAGTTAAAACTCCTTTCCCATGAAATAAAACAGACAGAAAATGGGCACAATACAGTACCAATTCTCTGTCTGTTTACCTGAGAGTTTAACACCTTGGGTGGCAAATATGCCTTTCCAGAGTTACGTCCGCTTGTGGTCCTTTTACCTGAGAGATTCCGCTTCTTACGCTTGCTCCTTCGGTGCTAAAACATGTTTTAGTCTCTCCCACAATCATCATCCGTACATTTTATTCTGTTTTAGTATTTTATCAGAATACGTATTTCGACAACAATTACAAAATTCCTTCTGTTATTTTATTTCATTTTTTTCAACCCATTCGATGTTAATATTATCCTAGTAAAGTTAATATAGTCCTTTTTGTTTTGAAATAATACGAGTATAATCACTTTTGTAAACGTATTCAAACGTAAATGATTCATAAATAAAAATTTAAATAGCGGAAACTCTTACTAGAGTACATTGTCATTTAAAATTTTTAAAGGAGTGTTTTGCCTTGTTATATCCAATTATCACAACGTCTCGGGGAGTCATCGATTTAAATGGAATTTGGAATTTTAAACTAGACACAGGAAAAGGGTTCGAAGAAAAGTGGTTTAAAACAAAACTAAAAGAAACTCAGAGTATGGCGATTCCATCTTCTTACAATGATGTGGGAGTAACAGCCGATATACGAAACCATGTCGGGTGGGTATGGTACGAACGAGAGTTTACAATGCCAAACCTGTTTGCTTCACAACGGATCGTCTTGCGATTTGGCTCAGCTACACATATGGCGAAGGTTTATGTGAATGGTGAGTTTGTTGTTGAACATAAAGGCGGGTTCACTCCGTTCGAAGCTGAAATCAATTCATTTTTAAAAACCGGAAGCAACCGGCTGACAGTGGCTGTGAATAATATTTTGGATGAAACTACACTGCCCGTTGGAAATTATACAGAAAGGGAAATTGAAGGTATAGGGAAAGTTATTCGCAATAGCCCGAATTTTGACTTCTTTAACTATGCGGGGATTCATCGACCTGTCAAGATCTACACAACACCACAAACGTATGTCGAAGATATTTCCGTTGTTACAGATATAGAAGGTACAGTGGGTATTGTCCATTATACTGTGAGCTTTACGGGCGATGCAAAAGTAAAAGCAACAGTTATGGATCAAGACGGTTCTGCCGTTGCAGAAGCAAATGGATTGAATGGTATGTGCCGAATTCAAGATGTAAAACTGTGGGAACCAATGAATGCATACTTATACACATTGAAAGTGGAACTTTTGCAAAACGGTGAAACAATCGATATCTATGAGCAGCCGTTTGGTGTACGAACCATTGAAGTAAAAGATGGAAAATTTCTTATTAACAATAAACCATTTTACTTTAAAGGGTTCGGCAAACATGAAGATTCACCGATACATGGCAGAGGATTTAACGAAGCTGGCAATGTCATGGACTTTAACCTGATGAAGTGGATTGGAGCCAATTCATTCCGTACCTCACACTACCCATATTCAGAAGAATTGATGCGGTTGGCAGACCGTGAAGGATTGGTTGTAATTGATGAAACGCCCGCGGTTGGCGTGCATTTGAATTTTGCTGCAACACTGTTTGGGCAAAAGGAAAGAAGAAATACATGGGAACATATTCAGACGTTTGAACATCATCGTGATGTGATTCAGGAACTAATCGCCCGTGATAAAAACCATCCCAGTGTGGTCATATGGTCAATCGCCAATGAAGCAGCTACGGAGGAAGAGGGAGCCTATGAGTACTTCAAGCCGCTTGTGGATCTTGCGAAGGAATGCGACCCGCAGAAAC
Above is a window of Fodinisporobacter ferrooxydans DNA encoding:
- a CDS encoding helix-turn-helix domain-containing protein codes for the protein MEKIVENVYLFLENKFKNIPIQIWICKPQTSRPDLLYKHGEIGFIPKPGFPIGTGNDRYILDQQHNTTILSLFYPSNYQIIICFLDKQMVLDNKTIEYLYMLLSITYANERIQLKERESETLVESIRSITSSLDVNELLIKIIRNALAVIHAADAGYLQLYDPETDCLLPKTAVGFNENIQSFKVKIGESITGRVFQEGTPVIYHSRSEIYNAMSKISKENFLHIQHATDNKYLKALISVPITMGKKRIGVMTVHQFHQEGKLTDHDVSLLQGFAAQAAIAIHNAQLYTELKMRLEDVTELTNQLMEKNQFLLKRNEVHQTLTQLSLQNKGQDVIISELARMMDRDVFFYDYLEAEYYPKTKTTYPYFVIAEISKILKKNREPFYFDGSESKTANYYIYPILSGTVFLGCFIVDLQRKLSQLDQISIEQGGSILALELVKKRTQAEVYYKKSHEIFKELLQNKDPKFLLTKGKELRLNLSSFLLVVLFEIVYYQDLQNLEATVHRLVSGIKRKISASAALVFGFHNKVTMLCSFADSTRIEEFINLLKSILKEWENNDDPALCVGVSTSYIGIENISICYDEANKALSYLTDRNKIGIMRYDEIGINRLFLNQPPQEIQNFLDEIFYPLRTEKAKSNDLENTLFTYIKLNRSTIQTAEKLHIHTNTLYHRIKKIEELLNINMNDLEDLLKILLACHLQESFKK
- the glyA gene encoding serine hydroxymethyltransferase; amino-acid sequence: MSLMINDQEIYAAIEQERQRQNSTLELIASENFVSEDVMAAMGTVLTNKYAEGYPGKRYYGGCEYVDIAEKLAIDRLKKLFGSAYANVQPHSGAQANMAVLFALLRPGDTIMGMNLSHGGHLTHGSPVSMSGKWFDVVAYGVKEDTHLIDYDGVEQLAQKHRPKLIIAGTSAYPRFIDFARFRDIADKIDAYLMVDMAHIAGLVAAGLHPSPVPHAHVVTSTTHKTLRGPRGGIILTNDEEFNKAINKAVFPGIQGGPLMHVIAAKAVSFKEALQPSFQEYAQQVVKNAAVLAETLKGEGAALVSGGTDNHLLLVDVRPWGLTGKDAERLLEEAGITVNKNTIPFDPASPFVTSGIRIGTAAITTRGMKEQEIVNIGRYIASVLESGGEHTVVQQVRNSISQVCQSFPLYEKAAIK
- a CDS encoding serine dehydratase beta chain, which gives rise to MIYNSCFDIIGPIMVGPSSSHTAGVVAIGKFVHDFLGGVPERVFIVLYDSFAETYKGHGTDKAIVGGLIGMDTNDLRIRQAMETAFLRNMRVEFAFEETCPFFDHPNTVLIRAKRGNDEVLIGGVSLGGGISKICYMNGLPVNVMLNASYDLEQLKQFALEASVCGAVVRSRGYGLQNHAGIA
- the sdaAA gene encoding L-serine ammonia-lyase, iron-sulfur-dependent, subunit alpha codes for the protein MDFKTMQELLDCCEQQQLSIAEVMLQRESQISGRSRQEIIDMMKDRLITMKEAVDAGVSDASKTSSGISGGDAVLMGRYRENGDSLSGELISDAMRFAFATSETNARMGVIVATPTAGSAGILPGCLFSLHENAGLTFEQLVMGLFTASAIGYVIANQSFISGAAGGCQAEVGSATAMAAAAIVELKGGSPRQAVEATAISLKSMLGLVCDPVAGLVEVPCIKRNVIGAAIAFSAADLGLAGICSRIPCDEVIGAMYEIGKNMPRTLRETALGGLATTPTGQQMKSRVLNARQEYPPCHVGTGSGLIHYPSDGAAD
- the gcvH gene encoding glycine cleavage system protein GcvH, with protein sequence MSQVAAELLYSKEHEWVQVLSETKVKVGISDFAQSELGDIVFVDLPEPGADVVANQSMGTIESVKAVSNIFSPVSGKIIEMNPVLADSPETINSDPYSEGWLAVIQLSHPDELKELMSSDQYAGFVKEE
- a CDS encoding glycine dehydrogenase is translated as MKYRYLPMTAEDRTEMLSFLGITDVEDLFSDIPKQVRFKGMLNIPDALSEPEVVKHFSHLAGKNVNSSEYAYFLGAGIYNHYIPSTVNHVISRSEFYTAYTPYQPEISQGELQAIFEFQTMICELTGMDVANSSMYDGPTALAEAANLAVGGAQPFGIPMQLGGPSCGFFAVKEKFMRKIPGRIVGQTVDHHGRRGFVLTLQAREQHIRREKATSNICSNQALNALAASVAMTALGKQGVQEMAWQNVQKTQYAKSRIARLDGYKVTFDVPVFNEFVVQVPTSVSEMNRGLLKRKIVGGYDLGRNYPELAGHMLLTVTEACTKEEIDLLVKGLEEMESACNQPI
- the gcvPB gene encoding aminomethyl-transferring glycine dehydrogenase subunit GcvPB produces the protein MLATNQSEKALIFEFSKPGRVAYSLPDCDVPEVDVEAVFPSKYLRQAPAELPEVSELDLMRHYTELSKRNHGIDSGFYPLGSCTMKYNPKINEDVARCPGFAKIHPYQSEDTIQGALQVLYDLQTELAEITGMDAISLQPAAGAQGEWTSLMMIRAYHESRGEKRTKVIIPDTAHGTNPASATVAGLDTVTISSDENGNVNLDELREAVGPDTAALMLTNPSTLGLFEENILEIADIVHQAGGLLYYDGANTNAILGIARPGDMGFDVVHLNLHKTFTGPHGGGGPGSGPIGCKKELIPFMPRPHVVKVGDTYRLDDDRPESIGRVKAFYGNFGINLRAFVYIRSNGPEGLLRVSQEAVLNANYMMRKLAPYYDLPYGRICKHEFVLSGRRQKKLGVRTLDIAKRLLDFGYHPPTIYFPLIVEECMMIEPTETESKETLDQFIDVMIRIAQEIEENPAVVQEAPHHTVITRLDEVAAARKPILRYKSDKVQQKRGEVYEVSTA
- a CDS encoding trimeric intracellular cation channel family protein; translation: MAWDVFNIIGTIAFAVSGASIAIERKYDIWGIYAFGLVTAFGGGIVRNMLLILPTSLWSESGLIKISLISITAVFIFPSVWFKFKKYWMVFDAIGLGAFAVQGALYVQSKGFPLSAVLIASVLTGIGGGVIRDILATKKPLVFYDEIYAVWALLAGCVIGFGWATKPLELYALFGCIVTLRVISVIYGWKLPHVSINRRKNFTEHS